GAAAGCTAACTTGCAAAAAGTACGGATTCTGGTTAACGGCAAACCTAAAAAAGTTTGGGTATCTGCTCGTGCGCTTAAATCTGGTAAAGTGGAACGCGTTTAATTGAAGGAGAAATCAAGTGCAGCGACAATTATGTCGGTGCATTTTTTCTTTGCCTTAAAATAAAAAAATACAGGCCGAGTGCACCTGTATTTCTTGTTAATCATTACTTTGTGTTAATAAAATCATCCCGCTTTTAAAGGAAAATTCACCTTTTTTCTCCACAAACTCATTACTTGAAAGTGCTGAACCTACTGGGTAAGTAGCATTTTCGAGTGGATAAGCGAATCCTTTTAGCGTCAGTCCTGTAACGTCTTTCATCGTTGTAAATGCGACATATTTCTTATCAGGTAGTTTTTCAATGGTATAGCTACCTGGTGTGTACATTTTGATGTAGTTATAGCGGTCAATCATTTCTACGACCGGTACAGCGTTTAAAAATCGTGGTTTGGTCAACATCATTAGATTCGCAAGTAGATGGTCTAAGCGGCCTCCTGTTGCACCAAAAATGCGTATCTTATCTGGATTTTGCTCCATCGCCCAACTTAATCCAATTTCCGTATCTGTTTCATCTTTTTCTGCAGGAAATTCGTGTACATCTGCTACTTTGGTTTTCAAATGAGCCAGTTCTTCTTTAGAGAGTGAATCAAAATCTCCCATCGCAACGGTCGGTACAATTCCATGGTCTAACAAACGTTTTGCTCCGCGGTCCACGCCAACCCAACTAATCTCTGCGCTCGTATATTGTGCTAAATCAGGAATTTCGGACGCAGGTCCACCAACCATGATATTAATTATTTTCATACTTGAGTCCCCTTCTCCCCTAACAAATAAGACTGGAACAGAGGTCCCAGCCCTACTATTAGTTTACTCGCCTACAACGGCACGTAATTTATCAATTGGTGTTTGACGATTTTTATTTCCATAAATGTAACTACCAGCTACAAAGACATTTGCGCCAGCATCACGGCATAATTTCGCTGTTTCATGATCCACGCCGCCATCTACTTCAATTTCGATATCTAAGCCTTTTTCATCCACTATTTTCTTGAAAGCACTAATTTTTTCTAGTACTTCTGGAATGAATTTTTGTCCGCCAAAACCAGGATTTACTGTCATAAATAGAACCATATCCAGTTCATTTAAAACGTGTTGTAAAACATCGATTGGTGTGGCTGGATTAAGTACTGCTCCCGCTTTCACACCGTAAGAACGGATTAATTGTAATGTGCGATGAAGATGCGTACAAGCTTCGACATGCACCGTAATGTAGTCTGCACCCGCTTTTGCAAATTCTGGAATGTATGTATCCGGGTTTTCAATCATTAAATGAACATCAAGTGGTAGTTTTGTTTCTGGGCGAATGGCTTGAACAACAGCAGGACCAAATGTAATATTTGGAACGAAATGTCCGTCCATAACATCAATATGAATGTAGTCTGCACCGCAATTTTCTACTTCTTTAATATCTCTTGCAAGATTTGCAAAGTCTGCACTTAAAATCGAAGGAGCTATTTTTCCCATTCTTAATACCTCGGCTTTCTGTTTTTTAATTCTTGTAAAATTTGGATATAGTGTTTGTAGCGAAATTCTGCTATTTCATTTGCTTCAACAGCTGTTTTCACTGCGCAATTAGGTTCGTTTTCGTGCATACAACCACGAAATTTACAACCGCTACGACGATCTTCCATTTCAGGAAAGCAAAATTGTAATGTTTCAGGTTGCAGGTCATCCCATTCGATAGAACTAAAGCCAGGCGTATCAGCGACAAATCCATCGCCAATCGGCATTAGTTCGACATGTCTCGTTGTATGTTTTCCGCGACCGAGTGAGTTCGAAATCTCTGCTGTTTTTAAAGTTAAATCACTATTTAAGCTATTTAGGAGAGTCGACTTTCCTACACCGGATTGCCCAGCGATAACTGCAGTTTTTCCACTAATATAGTCTTTAATGGCTTCTTTATCGGGTTCATCATTGGTAACAAAAACATCATAACCAATCGCTTCGTATATGTCTTTGTAAACAGCAATCTGCTCTTTTTCAGATTCTGATGCCAAGTCCATTTTACTAATGCAAATAACTGGCTTGATATCTTCCTTCTCAATAGCTACTAAAAAACGATCCGCAAGATTCGTGGAAAAATCTGGTTCTACTGCTGAAAACACCAAAATCGCAATATCAATGTTTGCCACGGGAGGTCGCACAAGTGCATTCTCCCGGGACATTACATCTAAAATGTAACCATCTGTTTTATTTTCTATTTGAAATTCGACATCATCGCCTACAAGCGGAGAGATATTTCGTTTTCTAAAATTCCCTCGTGCTCGACATTGATATACTTTTCCTTCTGAAAATACATAGTAAAATCCGCTCAACGCTTTGATAATTTGTCCTTCCAGCACATTTCCTCCGTTCTATTTTTAATTTGGATAAGGGACTGTACCTTCATCGATTACTTTATCATCACTGATGATTTTGTAGCCTGCGCTAGAACCTTCTTCAATTTGGAAAGTTATTTCTACCGAGGTATTTTGTGTAATGCTCATTTCTCGGTAAGCGCTCGTCATGCTATGGTCTTTATCTTGAATGTAAATTTGCACTTTCTGTGGTTGTGGGTTGTCTTCATCACTTGGTGTATATGGGATGTTAAATGTTTTTGTTACTTCTTTGACTTGTTTTTCTTTTGGTCCTGCAGAAATGACAATCTCAATCGTATCTCCAGCGTTCATTGCCGTTCCAGCAGATGGAGACTGCGAAATAACTTGTCCTTTTTCAACAGTGCTTGAGTTTTCTTCTTTACTTGAAACTTTAAGTCCAAGCGGTGAAGCGTAGTCTTCTACTGCCGTTTTAGTGTAACCTCGTAAATCTTTCAGTGTAATTGGTTCTGCACCTTTACTTACGACGAATTTCACATCGGTTGATTTAGCAACTACTTCTGTTCCTTGGGTTGGTGTTTGGCTAATAATCATACCTTTTCCAACTTCTGAACTATAGGCTTCCTCTGAAGAAATATTCTTAAATCCTTGCTGTTCGAGGATTGCTTTGGTATCTGTGTAACTTCTTCCCGTGTAGTCATCCATCGTTATTTTTTTCGAACCAATACTTACGAATAAATTAATTTTTGTTCCTTTTTCTTTCATTTCACCGGCTTCAGGGTCCGTATTAATTACTTTTCCTTCTGCTATTTCATCGCTATTTTTTTCTGCGGTCTTGCCAATGACAAAGCCTTCTTTTTGAAGTAGGGCTACTGCTTGGTCTTCTGTTTTACCAGAAACATCCGGCACAGCAACCTCATCAGGACTCTTGCCTAGTAGCCACAGTAATAAAATACCAATGATAAAAATGGCAATAACGGAAAAAACGATTAATGTAATTTTCTTTTTCTTGCTCATTTTTTTCTTTTTCTTGCCTTTTTTCTCTTCAGGAACTGCTTCAGCT
The sequence above is drawn from the Listeria monocytogenes genome and encodes:
- the rpmB gene encoding 50S ribosomal protein L28 is translated as MAKECVITGRKSRSGNKRSHAMNSSKRTWKANLQKVRILVNGKPKKVWVSARALKSGKVERV
- a CDS encoding thiamine diphosphokinase produces the protein MKIINIMVGGPASEIPDLAQYTSAEISWVGVDRGAKRLLDHGIVPTVAMGDFDSLSKEELAHLKTKVADVHEFPAEKDETDTEIGLSWAMEQNPDKIRIFGATGGRLDHLLANLMMLTKPRFLNAVPVVEMIDRYNYIKMYTPGSYTIEKLPDKKYVAFTTMKDVTGLTLKGFAYPLENATYPVGSALSSNEFVEKKGEFSFKSGMILLTQSND
- the rpe gene encoding ribulose-phosphate 3-epimerase, which translates into the protein MGKIAPSILSADFANLARDIKEVENCGADYIHIDVMDGHFVPNITFGPAVVQAIRPETKLPLDVHLMIENPDTYIPEFAKAGADYITVHVEACTHLHRTLQLIRSYGVKAGAVLNPATPIDVLQHVLNELDMVLFMTVNPGFGGQKFIPEVLEKISAFKKIVDEKGLDIEIEVDGGVDHETAKLCRDAGANVFVAGSYIYGNKNRQTPIDKLRAVVGE
- the rsgA gene encoding ribosome small subunit-dependent GTPase A; amino-acid sequence: MLEGQIIKALSGFYYVFSEGKVYQCRARGNFRKRNISPLVGDDVEFQIENKTDGYILDVMSRENALVRPPVANIDIAILVFSAVEPDFSTNLADRFLVAIEKEDIKPVICISKMDLASESEKEQIAVYKDIYEAIGYDVFVTNDEPDKEAIKDYISGKTAVIAGQSGVGKSTLLNSLNSDLTLKTAEISNSLGRGKHTTRHVELMPIGDGFVADTPGFSSIEWDDLQPETLQFCFPEMEDRRSGCKFRGCMHENEPNCAVKTAVEANEIAEFRYKHYIQILQELKNRKPRY
- the pknB gene encoding Stk1 family PASTA domain-containing Ser/Thr kinase, with translation MMIGKRLSDRYKILHAIGGGGMANVYLAHDIILDRDVAVKILRIDLADESNLIRRFQREAQSATSLVHPNIVSVYDVGEENDLHYIVMEHVDGMDLKQYIHENHPISYEKAVDIMLQIVSAVAIAHQHHIIHRDLKPQNILIDHDGVVKITDFGIAMALSETSITQTNSLLGSVHYLSPEQARGGMATQKSDIYSLGIVLYELLTGKVPFDGESAVSIAIKHLQADIPSAREQNPEIPQSLENIIIKATAKDPFLRYQNAEEMEKDLQTCLNKDRLNEPKYVFPTDDGDTKAIPIIATKDTMQNLDKTIVPEGKVAAAEAVPEEKKGKKKKKMSKKKKITLIVFSVIAIFIIGILLLWLLGKSPDEVAVPDVSGKTEDQAVALLQKEGFVIGKTAEKNSDEIAEGKVINTDPEAGEMKEKGTKINLFVSIGSKKITMDDYTGRSYTDTKAILEQQGFKNISSEEAYSSEVGKGMIISQTPTQGTEVVAKSTDVKFVVSKGAEPITLKDLRGYTKTAVEDYASPLGLKVSSKEENSSTVEKGQVISQSPSAGTAMNAGDTIEIVISAGPKEKQVKEVTKTFNIPYTPSDEDNPQPQKVQIYIQDKDHSMTSAYREMSITQNTSVEITFQIEEGSSAGYKIISDDKVIDEGTVPYPN